A stretch of Cydia splendana chromosome 7, ilCydSple1.2, whole genome shotgun sequence DNA encodes these proteins:
- the LOC134792192 gene encoding ATP synthase subunit beta, mitochondrial-like — translation MLGAVSRVGSGFLAAKSVAEKAVTECGKIAAVSAVNKRDYAAKAAGKGQGKVVAVIGAVVDVQFEDNLPPILNALEVQNRQPRLVLEVAQHLGENTVRTIAMDGTEGLVRGQPVHDCGSPIRIPVGVETLGRIMNVIGEPIDERGPIPTDKTAAIHAEAPEFVDMSVEQEILVTGIKVVDLLAPYAKGGKIGLFGGAGVGKTVLIMELINNVAKAHGGYSVFAGVGERTREGNDLYQEMIESGVISLKDKTSKVSLVYGQMNEPPGARARVALTGLTVAEYFRDQEGQDVLLFIDNIFRFTQAGSEVSALLGRIPSAVGYQPTLATDMGTMQERITTTKKGSITSVQAIYVPADDLTDPAPATTFAHLDATTVLSRAIAELGIYPAVDPLDSTSRIMDPNIIGAEHYNVARDVQKILQDYKSLQDIIAILGMDELSEEDKLTVARARKIQRFLSQPFQVAEVFTGHAGKLVPLEETIKGFSKILQGEYDHLPEVAFYMVGPIEEVVAKAETLAKST, via the coding sequence ATGTTGGGGGCAGTAAGTAGGGTTGGAAGCGGCTTCTTAGCAGCCAAGTCTGTTGCCGAAAAGGCCGTCACAGAATGCGGCAAAATTGCTGCTGTCTCGGCCGTCAACAAGAGGGATTATGCTGCCAAAGCCGCAGGCAAGGGGCAAGGTAAGGTGGTCGCGGTCATCGGTGCCGTTGTAGACGTACAGTTTGAAGACAACCTGCCTCCCATCCTCAATGCCCTGGAAGTGCAGAACAGGCAGCCCCGCCTCGTGCTGGAGGTGGCGCAGCACTTGGGAGAGAACACGGTGCGCACCATCGCCATGGACGGTACCGAGGGTTTGGTGCGCGGACAGCCCGTGCACGACTGCGGTTCACCCATCCGCATCCCCGTGGGCGTGGAGACGCTCGGGCGCATCATGAACGTGATCGGCGAGCCCATCGACGAGCGCGGCCCCATCCCCACCGACAAGACGGCGGCCATCCACGCCGAGGCGCCCGAGTTCGTGGACATGAGCGTGGAGCAAGAGATCCTGGTCACCGGCATCAAGGTCGTGGACCTGCTGGCGCCCTACGCCAAGGGAGGAAAGATCGGCCTGTTCGGCGGCGCCGGTGTCGGCAAGACCGTACTCATTATGGAGCTCATTAACAACGTGGCCAAGGCTCACGGAGGTTACTCCGTGTTCGCCGGCGTGGGCGAGCGCACACGCGAGGGTAACGATCTGTACCAGGAAATGATTGAGTCTGGTGTCATCTCCCTCAAAGACAAGACCTCCAAGGTGTCGCTGGTGTACGGCCAGATGAACGAGCCCCCAGGCGCCCGTGCCCGTGTCGCCCTTACCGGTCTCACTGTGGCTGAGTACTTCCGTGACCAGGAGGGTCAGGATGTGCTGCTCTTCATTGACAACATCTTCCGTTTCACTCAGGCCGGTTCTGAAGTGTCTGCCCTGCTGGGTCGTATCCCATCTGCTGTGGGTTACCAGCCAACCTTGGCCACTGACATGGGTACTATGCAGGAGAGAATCACTACCACCAAGAAGGGCTCCATCACCTCAGTACAGGCCATCTATGTGCCTGCTGATGACTTGACCGATCCCGCTCCGGCCACCACCTTTGCTCACTTGGACGCCACGACTGTGCTGTCGCGTGCCATCGCCGAACTGGGCATCTACCCCGCCGTGGACCCTCTCGACTCCACCTCGCGTATCATGGACCCCAACATCATCGGCGCCGAGCACTACAACGTCGCCCGTGACGTGCAGAAGATCCTGCAGGACTACAAGTCTCTCCAGGACATCATCGCCATCCTGGGTATGGACGAGTTGTCCGAGGAGGACAAGCTAACGGTGGCGCGCGCGCGCAAGATCCAGAGGTTCCTGTCGCAGCCCTTCCAGGTGGCCGAGGTGTTCACTGGCCACGCCGGCAAGCTGGTGCCACTCGAGGAGACCATCAAGGGCTTCTCCAAGATCCTGCAGGGCGAGTATGACCACCTGCCCGAGGTCGCCTTCTACATGGTCGGGCCCATCGAGGAAGTTGTAGCCAAGGCTGAGACCCTCGCCAAGAGCACCTAA
- the LOC134792510 gene encoding ubiquinol-cytochrome-c reductase complex assembly factor 1, which produces MFRSRILSRVLWQQRFHIKDYAKPGPVISVVTGISPVRQQNTVAVEDSYVKKFMKAVGWMDQSRTRLKLTGYFLYESVPDKVAYIEWFENLNLPDTFATWFTITELHVWLLLVRYMAEDVVPSTEEKKKYIKGDGSFVRNCIIEALWADVGNRIKLLEGANPAIARKQVSELSEQFQAALVGYDEGLSDDRLLAAAVWRRFYSMSDDTQVEHVERIVHFIRHQLKVLDKIPSEDLKWKPEITWLSILKH; this is translated from the exons ATGTTTAGAAGTCGTATTTTATCCCGA GTTCTATGGCAACAGCGTTTTCACATTAAAGATTATGCAAAGCCAGGGCCTGTCATTAGTGTGGTCACCGGGATTTCTCCAGTGAGGCAACAGAATACAGTGGCAGTAGAAGATAGCTATGTCAAGAAATTCATGAAAGCCGTTGGTTGGATGGACCAGTCCAGGACA CGTTTAAAACTCACAGGTTATTTTCTATATGAAAGTGTGCCAGACAAAGTAGCATACATAGAATGGTTTGAAAATCTCAATCTGCCAGACACCTTCGCCACATGGTTCACAATAACAGAGCTACATGTTTGGCTGCTGCTGGTCCGATACATGGCAGAAGATGTTGTTCCCAGTACAGAAGAGAAGAAGAAATATATCAAAGGGGATGGATCTTTTGTAAGAAACTGTATAATCGAGGCACTGTGGGCTGATGTTGGAAATAGGATTAAGTTGTTGGAG GGAGCAAACCCAGCTATAGCCAGAAAGCAGGTGTCGGAGCTGTCTGAGCAGTTCCAAGCTGCCCTTGTGGGCTACGATGAAGGCCTCTCTGATGACCGTCTCCTAGCTGCCGCTGTCTGGAGGAGGTTCTATTCTATGTCTGACGACACGCAAGTTGAGCATGTTGAGAGGATTGTCCATTTTATTAGACATcag TTAAAAGTACTCGACAAAATACCGAGTGAAGACCTGAAGTGGAAACCCGAAATTACCTGGTTAAGTATACTTAAACATTAG